In Trifolium pratense cultivar HEN17-A07 linkage group LG7, ARS_RC_1.1, whole genome shotgun sequence, a genomic segment contains:
- the LOC123896281 gene encoding uncharacterized protein LOC123896281, translated as MKSLFGAQECLEVVVNEYDELGANPTNDQRNTYKENKKKDSKALFYIQQNCDAQHFEKISKSTKSKKAWDILEGYHDGGTKVKKVKLQAFRRQYESMVMEEDQKVIIAIEYVKDTATMKIEELQSALEAHEIKVLSRGSEKKDQQALQAQTNKKEDNGGDFVKSKNKKKNFDKSKVKCYNCEKPGHFADECWYKKDQQEANVAEESDVKSVLMMATIGDECEKNEEWFLD; from the exons atgaagtCCTTATTTGGAGCACAAGAGTGTCTTGAGGTTGTAGTGAATGAATACGATGAGTTGGGAGCAAATCCAACTAATGATCAGAGAAACAcatacaaagaaaacaagaaaaaagacaGCAAAGCTTTGTTCTATATCCAACAGAATTGTGATGCACaacattttgaaaagatttcaaaatcaacTAAGTCCAAAAAAGCTTGGGATATACTTGAAGGTTACCATGATGGTGGAACCAAGGTCAAGAAGGTGAAATTGCAGGCCTTTAGGAGGCAATACGAGTCTATGGTGATGGAAGAAGATCAAAAAGTAA TAATAGCTATAGAGTATGTGAAAGATACAGCTACTATGAAAATTGAGGAATTACAAAGTGCTTTAGAAGCACATGAGATTAAAGTACTCAGTAGAGGTTCAGAAAAGAAAGATCAACAAGCCTTGCAAGCTCAGACCaacaagaaagaagataatg GAGGAGATTTTGTCAAAagtaaaaacaagaagaagaacttTGACAAAAGCAAGGTGAAATGCTACAATTGTGAGAAGCCTGGCCATTTTGCAGATGAATGTTGGTACAAGAAAGATCAACAAGAGGCCAATGTAGCAGAAGAAAGTGATGTTAAGTCAGTCTTGATGATGGCTACCATAGGAGATGAATGTGAGAAAAATGAAGAGTGGTTTCTTGATTAA